From the Paludisphaera mucosa genome, one window contains:
- a CDS encoding glycosyltransferase family 2 protein, producing MSLAGLFAVLVIGLNFVALPFLLMLLLSALAALFASRRTKLPASPESRFLIVIPAHDEREGIARTVQSCRAQAYPVELFQVLVIADNCTDETAAIAEAEGAEVVVRNTTDRRTKGYALEYLIERLQESGRFDRLDALVIIDADTVASADLLRKFDARIREGADWLQCYYTVANADASWRTRLMTYAFSLVNGVGPFGLDRLGLSSPLNGNGMGFTTRGLKRVPWKAYGLVEDYEYSWIVRMAGERIAFVPDAVVKATMLEQGGEAAAAQRRRWEFGRKEIKKRLFGEVLRDRRMGLFERLASAVELKTPPMMKLLAALTLLAFLNAAAAFAFADPLAHPASWVLLGSTLLMIAAVGLYALAPFAVFGLPLGYLATLAYIPIYAAWKLTVRLGDKPAEWVRTARTAGR from the coding sequence ATGTCGCTCGCCGGCCTGTTCGCGGTCCTGGTCATCGGGTTGAATTTCGTCGCCCTGCCCTTCCTGCTGATGCTGCTGCTCTCGGCGCTGGCGGCCCTCTTCGCTTCGCGGCGGACGAAGCTGCCGGCCTCGCCGGAATCGCGGTTCCTGATCGTCATCCCGGCGCATGACGAGCGGGAGGGGATCGCCCGGACGGTCCAGAGCTGCCGGGCTCAGGCGTATCCGGTCGAGCTGTTCCAGGTCCTCGTCATCGCCGACAACTGCACCGACGAGACCGCCGCCATCGCCGAGGCCGAGGGGGCCGAGGTCGTCGTCCGGAACACGACCGACAGGCGGACCAAGGGGTACGCGCTCGAGTACCTGATCGAGCGGCTCCAGGAATCGGGCCGGTTCGACCGCCTCGACGCCCTTGTGATCATCGACGCCGACACGGTGGCCTCGGCCGACCTCCTGCGCAAGTTCGACGCCAGGATCCGCGAGGGGGCCGACTGGCTCCAGTGCTACTACACGGTCGCCAACGCCGACGCCTCGTGGCGGACCCGGCTCATGACCTACGCCTTCAGCCTGGTCAACGGCGTCGGCCCGTTCGGGCTGGACCGGCTCGGCCTCAGCTCGCCGCTGAACGGCAACGGCATGGGCTTCACGACCCGGGGCCTGAAGCGGGTGCCGTGGAAGGCGTATGGGCTGGTCGAGGACTACGAGTATTCGTGGATCGTCCGCATGGCCGGCGAGCGGATCGCGTTCGTCCCCGACGCCGTGGTGAAGGCGACCATGCTGGAGCAAGGCGGCGAGGCCGCCGCCGCCCAGCGCCGGCGGTGGGAGTTCGGCCGCAAGGAGATCAAGAAGCGGCTCTTCGGCGAGGTCCTCCGCGACCGCCGCATGGGCCTGTTCGAGCGGCTGGCTTCGGCCGTCGAGCTGAAGACGCCGCCGATGATGAAGCTGCTGGCCGCGCTGACCTTGCTGGCGTTCCTGAACGCCGCGGCCGCGTTCGCCTTCGCCGACCCGCTGGCGCACCCGGCGTCGTGGGTCCTGCTGGGCTCGACCCTGCTGATGATCGCCGCGGTCGGCCTTTACGCCCTGGCCCCGTTCGCCGTATTCGGCCTGCCCCTCGGCTACCTGGCGACGCTCGCCTACATCCCGATCTATGCGGCCTGGAAGCTGACCGTCCGGCTCGGCGACAAGCCGGCGGAGTGGGTGCGGACCGCGCGGACCGCCGGCCGCTGA